The following proteins come from a genomic window of Edaphobacter sp. 4G125:
- a CDS encoding TlpA family protein disulfide reductase yields the protein MWIMWVNLALLLLTAGCDRGQHPERVNKVAPQFSISDGSQSVDLSKLRGKVVLLNFWASWCPPCIEELPTLMELHRRMPEVVIVAVSIDEDAEKYQKFLTKNHVDLLTVRDSSQRIETMYGTVQIPETYVIDREGMLRRKFVSAQNWTSPEIMDYLAKL from the coding sequence ATGTGGATTATGTGGGTGAACCTTGCGTTGTTGCTCCTGACGGCGGGCTGCGACCGTGGACAGCATCCTGAACGGGTCAATAAGGTTGCTCCTCAGTTTTCGATCAGCGATGGATCTCAGTCAGTCGATCTTTCAAAACTGCGCGGCAAGGTTGTCTTGCTTAATTTCTGGGCGTCCTGGTGTCCGCCGTGTATCGAAGAGCTTCCAACGCTGATGGAGTTGCACCGACGAATGCCAGAAGTCGTCATTGTTGCCGTCAGCATTGATGAAGACGCCGAAAAATATCAAAAGTTTCTCACCAAAAATCACGTCGATCTTCTTACTGTCCGTGATTCCTCACAGAGAATCGAAACCATGTATGGGACCGTACAGATTCCCGAAACATATGTCATTGACCGCGAGGGCATGTTACGTCGCAAATTTGTCTCCGCACAGAACTGGACCAGCCCGGAGATTATGGATTATCTGGCTAAACTTTGA